The Hymenobacter sp. GOD-10R genome includes a window with the following:
- a CDS encoding sensor histidine kinase: MSLKTKIRLSILTMLGLLLGLGGYAFFTIQQLEGGARAMQRRNFFSVEYGQQMLLALEQMEEQPDLAAPIEQFRRALTREATNITETGEVELVDSLTQNLAYYQRLLDAQAPLAQRWPTLRLLRAQTHRVVSLNIKSFNAETQRATTSAAGARRSVLLVLGLSALLGTALVVRLPRILVRPLRRLTAQVEDVAGPGPATRVAVSKEDELGSMAEAVNRVLVQAQDDRRATRAELITERNRMESIVQSLDEGLLLVDQNRNILLVNKVACELLGQTAEQLVGYSAEEVARENELLGRVLAPLDLPPQADPAKLSPVFTLFYNGEEAYYRLSVHPIVSFNEAVQKTEFVGHILSLRNISEFKKLDQVKSNFLATVSHELKTPLASINLSLMLLQDERTDVAERQRIASGIRDETKRLLGMVTQLLDVARLDAGAGIKLNVQTVAMADVVRYATETVRPQLEDKELCLEIQVSDNLPTVHADLEKTTWVLINLLSNAIRYSPHREALIIKAVQWGDMVRLSVQDHGPGISSQYHKRIFQRFAQVPNPGGQRGGSGLGLSLSREFITAQGGQLWVESAPDRGSLFLFTLPLAVQEAAVEVVDEREYE; this comes from the coding sequence ATGTCTCTAAAAACCAAAATTCGGCTGAGCATCCTTACTATGCTGGGGCTGTTGCTCGGGCTAGGTGGCTATGCTTTTTTCACCATTCAGCAACTGGAAGGGGGCGCCCGCGCTATGCAGCGGCGCAACTTCTTCTCCGTCGAATATGGGCAGCAGATGCTGCTGGCGCTGGAGCAAATGGAGGAGCAACCCGACTTAGCGGCGCCGATAGAGCAATTTCGGCGGGCACTGACCCGCGAAGCCACCAACATCACCGAGACGGGCGAGGTAGAGCTAGTGGATTCGCTGACGCAGAACCTAGCTTACTACCAACGCTTGCTGGATGCCCAAGCTCCGCTTGCACAGCGCTGGCCAACGTTGCGACTATTGCGTGCCCAAACGCACCGAGTGGTCAGCCTCAACATAAAATCATTTAACGCCGAAACCCAACGCGCAACTACTTCGGCAGCAGGAGCACGTCGCTCGGTGCTGCTTGTGCTAGGGTTGAGTGCGCTGCTGGGTACTGCCTTGGTCGTGCGCTTACCGCGCATCTTGGTGCGCCCGCTTCGCCGCCTGACGGCCCAGGTGGAAGATGTAGCCGGGCCGGGGCCCGCCACGCGAGTAGCCGTTAGCAAAGAGGATGAGCTAGGTAGCATGGCCGAGGCCGTGAACCGGGTGCTAGTGCAAGCCCAAGACGACCGCCGCGCCACCCGCGCCGAGCTGATTACAGAGCGCAACCGCATGGAAAGCATCGTGCAAAGCCTGGATGAAGGCCTGTTGCTTGTTGATCAGAACCGAAATATTTTGTTGGTCAACAAGGTAGCTTGTGAACTGCTAGGGCAAACAGCGGAGCAGCTGGTAGGCTATTCGGCGGAGGAAGTGGCTCGTGAGAACGAGTTGCTAGGTCGCGTGCTAGCGCCGCTGGACCTACCGCCCCAGGCCGACCCAGCGAAGTTGTCGCCTGTGTTTACTTTGTTTTACAACGGGGAAGAGGCGTATTACCGCTTGTCGGTGCATCCGATTGTTTCCTTCAATGAGGCGGTGCAAAAGACAGAGTTTGTGGGGCACATCCTGTCGTTGCGTAACATCTCGGAGTTCAAAAAGCTAGACCAAGTGAAGTCGAACTTCCTGGCCACCGTGTCGCACGAGTTAAAGACGCCGCTCGCGAGCATCAACCTGAGTTTGATGTTGTTGCAAGATGAGCGCACCGACGTAGCCGAGCGCCAGCGCATTGCCAGCGGTATCCGCGACGAAACGAAACGACTGCTAGGTATGGTGACCCAACTGCTTGATGTGGCCCGCCTCGATGCCGGTGCTGGCATCAAGCTCAACGTGCAAACCGTGGCAATGGCCGACGTGGTGCGCTACGCCACCGAAACCGTGCGCCCCCAGCTCGAAGACAAAGAGTTGTGCCTCGAAATTCAGGTTTCGGATAACCTGCCAACCGTGCACGCTGACCTGGAGAAAACGACGTGGGTGCTGATCAATCTGCTGTCGAATGCTATCCGCTACTCGCCGCACCGCGAAGCATTGATTATCAAAGCGGTGCAGTGGGGCGATATGGTACGGCTGAGCGTGCAAGACCACGGACCGGGCATTTCGAGCCAATACCACAAACGCATCTTTCAGCGCTTCGCGCAAGTACCCAACCCCGGCGGACAGCGGGGCGGCTCGGGCCTAGGTCTCAGTTTGTCACGCGAATTCATCACGGCGCAGGGTGGGCAGCTGTGGGTAGAAAGCGCCCCAGATCGTGGGAGCTTGTTTCTATTCACGTTGCCTCTGGCTGTGCAAGAAGCTGCTGTGGAAGTAGTTGATGAGCGTGAGTATGAGTAA
- a CDS encoding sigma-54 dependent transcriptional regulator — protein MPTGTLLLIDDEARLRQLLARVLELEGYTVVQAPDAYRGLELLQQHAEEVLVVISDVKLPDAHGVDLLPKFKAKAPDAEVVLLTAFGTIPDGVRAMKQGAFDYLTKGDFEQQLVVVVERAAEKARLRRRVTELEKKVGQRHSFSSMIGESAALRKAQNLGEQVAPTDSTVLLEGPTGSGKELFAQAIHQASERRLKSFVAVNCSAFPKDLLESELFGYKKGAFTGALTDKKGLLEEANGGTLFLDEIGELELNVQAKFLRVLELQQFTKLGDTKPSSVNVRLVAATNRNLKQEAAEGRFRPDLYYRLSVFTIDVPPLKARPSDVPLLANFFLQYFAAKLGKRLPGFEPECLRLLQQYEWPGNVRELKNVLERAAILALPNEPLNADLLPDEFHARARPVRLDGDDESLRAVEARHISRIMLDLQGNKPEVAKKLGIGLTTLYRKLQEYGIES, from the coding sequence ATGCCCACCGGCACACTCCTCCTCATCGACGACGAAGCCCGCTTGCGCCAGCTGCTAGCTAGGGTGCTAGAGCTGGAAGGCTACACGGTCGTGCAAGCGCCCGACGCCTACCGCGGCCTCGAACTGCTCCAACAGCACGCCGAGGAGGTGCTGGTCGTCATCTCCGACGTGAAGCTGCCCGATGCCCACGGCGTCGATCTGCTGCCCAAGTTTAAGGCCAAAGCTCCCGACGCGGAAGTGGTGCTGCTGACCGCCTTCGGCACCATCCCCGACGGCGTGCGGGCCATGAAGCAAGGCGCCTTCGACTACCTGACCAAAGGCGACTTCGAGCAGCAACTCGTGGTGGTGGTGGAACGGGCCGCCGAGAAAGCTAGATTGCGCCGCCGCGTGACCGAACTGGAAAAGAAAGTCGGTCAGCGCCACAGCTTTTCCTCCATGATTGGCGAATCGGCGGCGCTGCGCAAGGCCCAGAACCTAGGCGAGCAAGTAGCCCCCACCGACTCGACGGTGCTGCTGGAAGGCCCCACGGGCTCGGGCAAGGAGCTGTTTGCGCAAGCCATTCACCAAGCCAGCGAGCGGCGGCTGAAGTCGTTTGTGGCCGTGAACTGTAGCGCCTTCCCGAAGGATTTGTTGGAATCGGAGCTGTTTGGCTACAAGAAAGGCGCTTTCACCGGCGCCCTTACCGACAAGAAAGGCTTGCTGGAAGAAGCCAACGGCGGCACGCTGTTCCTGGACGAAATCGGCGAACTAGAGCTAAACGTGCAGGCGAAGTTCCTCCGGGTGCTGGAGTTGCAGCAGTTCACCAAGCTCGGCGACACCAAACCTAGCTCCGTGAACGTGCGGCTCGTGGCGGCCACCAACCGCAACCTCAAGCAAGAAGCCGCCGAAGGCCGGTTCCGCCCCGATCTGTACTACCGCCTCTCGGTGTTTACCATCGACGTGCCGCCCCTCAAAGCTAGGCCTTCCGACGTGCCGCTGCTAGCTAACTTCTTCCTGCAATACTTCGCGGCGAAGCTAGGTAAGCGCCTGCCCGGCTTCGAGCCCGAGTGCCTCCGTCTGCTCCAACAATACGAGTGGCCCGGCAACGTGCGCGAGCTGAAGAATGTGCTCGAACGCGCTGCCATCCTCGCCCTCCCCAACGAACCCCTCAACGCCGACCTGCTGCCCGACGAATTCCATGCCCGCGCCCGTCCCGTCCGCCTCGACGGCGACGACGAGAGCCTGCGCGCTGTGGAAGCCCGCCACATCAGCCGCATCATGCTCGATTTGCAAGGCAATAAGCCGGAAGTCGCCAAGAAGCTAGGTATTGGCCTAACGACGCTCTACCGGAAGTTGCAGGAGTATGGCATTGAGAGCTAG
- a CDS encoding ATP-binding cassette domain-containing protein — protein MTPYFYKEPVLTLDNVSMSFGGELVLRDISAQVLDVVRPNMKQGQVVGFYGRSGIGKSVLCRIMAGLVAPTKGTVQVGVEQEPVKPGAVGFVQQRYPLFNHRTLVDNLLVAAERKYNPEEARQQVESYLERFCLTPHRKKYPAHLSGGQRQRAAIAQQLLCSDHLILLDEPFSGLDIAMIDEVKKIIVEVTTMDELNTVIIVSHDIVTTTALADRLWLLGYERDAAGNLLPGATINQQHQYNLAEMGLAWHPNVEAEPEFAQFVEEIKEEIRRS, from the coding sequence ATGACTCCCTATTTCTATAAAGAACCCGTTCTCACGCTCGACAACGTCTCCATGTCCTTCGGCGGCGAGCTGGTGCTGCGCGACATCAGCGCCCAGGTGCTTGACGTGGTGCGGCCCAATATGAAGCAAGGGCAAGTGGTGGGCTTCTACGGACGCTCGGGCATTGGCAAGTCGGTGCTGTGCCGCATTATGGCCGGCCTCGTGGCCCCGACGAAGGGCACCGTGCAAGTAGGCGTGGAGCAAGAACCCGTGAAGCCGGGCGCCGTGGGCTTCGTGCAGCAGCGCTACCCACTGTTCAACCACCGCACGCTGGTCGATAACCTGCTGGTGGCTGCCGAGCGCAAGTACAACCCCGAGGAAGCCCGCCAGCAGGTGGAAAGCTACCTAGAGCGCTTCTGCCTCACGCCGCACCGCAAAAAGTACCCGGCCCACCTCTCCGGCGGACAGCGTCAACGAGCCGCCATTGCCCAGCAGCTCCTCTGCTCCGACCACCTCATCCTGCTCGACGAGCCCTTCTCCGGCCTCGACATCGCCATGATCGACGAGGTAAAAAAGATCATCGTGGAAGTGACCACCATGGACGAACTCAACACCGTCATCATCGTCTCCCACGACATCGTGACCACCACCGCCCTCGCCGACCGCCTCTGGCTGCTAGGCTACGAACGCGACGCCGCCGGCAACCTGCTGCCCGGTGCCACCATCAACCAGCAGCACCAATACAACCTCGCCGAGATGGGCCTAGCCTGGCACCCAAACGTGGAAGCCGAGCCGGAGTTCGCGCAGTTTGTGGAGGAGATTAAAGAAGAGATTCGGCGGAGTTAG